Genomic window (Nymphaea colorata isolate Beijing-Zhang1983 chromosome 1, ASM883128v2, whole genome shotgun sequence):
GTAGTGCACTAGCGGCAAGGCAGTCTGCCTCAAAGGGCTTCGCAATTCAAAACTTGTGGTCACTGCCACAACCTAGTGCGCTCATTGTTTGGACTGCAATAGGTCTGGACTCAAGCTCTCTGAACCGATGGGCACAAGAGAAAAACAGTTTATCTTTTGAAAACAGTGGAAATAAACCACTAAccctaaaaaaggaaaatgaaatatgGCCCAGAAATACTTGTGAATATCATCATAGATATCGCAAACATCACCAGCTCAAAACCTAATAATAGAGTCAAGTGCAGAGCTAGGTGCTGGCAGGGACATGGCCCCACAtagattttggaaaaaaaaatgtattataatattcaaaatagTAATTAGTTCTCATAgattttttagttaaaaaatctattttggtaattatcaaaaattttgaaatatatagtTCTGCCTTCCAAGAAAAAGTTGTGAGCTCTGCCCCCAAAATAGATTTGCAATCCGAATAAATTTACTCTAAAAattttgcttgattttgagCCTTCCATCACTTGACTTATAAAATAGTTTATTGAAGAGgagagctagaattttttttttaattttcaattgacTATGATCCAATGACTTGGATCTAATGAGCTGCCCCATATAACTAGAGTTAAATTCACCCAAGTTTCAACACTAAATTAACCCTTTAAAAAGTGAGCTCCATGTGGCATATGCCTCACAGAAACCCCACCTACCTCCACCCTTTTTATTGCAATACTTATAAAGGAAGAGAACAAGATGATGGACTtgagcaaaagaaaagaacaaaattgcACATGTTTCAAGATGGACTTgagcaaaacaaaagaacaaaatttcacGTGATGGacttcagaaaaagaaaagaacaaaatttcacctGTAGAAAGGTGATAGGAAACACTCCCATTTAGGGTCACTAACCAAATGGTGGACCCATCTTCCAAACACGCAAGAATAAAACACAAACAGTTTGAAGGAAAAATCCAACGAAGGCTGTTGCTTTGCTTGtcttactttttctttatttgcattttCCTGAACGTCGATACATCATCGTCGTCATCACCAAGTCTTTCTTAAATATAAAGTCTTACGTGCATGTATTAAGGAACAAGAAACTGGTAAAGAacccaaaaacaaaaggaatttgGCGGGATTCcttttacatctctctctccttccccttgcTTCCTCTCCTCTGAGTTAGGGTTGCATGCAACTcgactcaaaaaacttgagctcaaactcggctcgaactcgagttgagctccaCAGAATAGACTCTGAGTTCGATCTCGATTTGACAATACAGCATCAAACTCGATATCGACTCCACTATACGAGCtcaacttgcttaactcatttaaatCGTTTTTGTTAAGTCTATCTTGtttcttttacttgtttagTTGCTATTTGTTTAACTATTCACTCATAGTCAAACCGAGATGAGTTGAAATGAATCCAGTTCTCACAGCTTGAACTCAAACTCTTAAAATTTCAGTCATACAttttgaactcaactcgagcAAATTGAACATTTATTTTGGCACTGCCCCATCATGCACCAACTTTACCAATCGTCGTGGCGCTCTTGCGAAATGAAAGAAGTGAAATCGGAGTTATCCAAATTGCAAATTTGGACAAAAGTTTGTTTTCATGTGGGAGTCTAGAAATCCATTCGttgttgaaattttatttgtatCTGACTCTTTAACTCAACCCGCATGGAGGTAGGCCGGCTTTTGTTATTAACCAAAAAGTGTATTCAAACAAAGTCATGAGGCCACTTGCGCCTCCTGCTGAGAAGTGAAGTGAAACGAGCGAGAGCCCTCACAATATCAAGTTTGTTTCTCTATAATTACCATACAACTAATTTGAATTTATATAGtgaaattattttatatatttttgtttagaaacACAAGAAATTAATCCAAGTTAGACATATTAAGGTCTTGTATACTTTGGAAGCGCATTTTGGATAATTAGGAAAACAGCTTGACTTCTATATTTACAATTTATTATCCACCATCTAATACCTTGAAGTCGGCGCCTTAGATAATTCTTATCAAGTTGGGATTTGAGAGCCTACTATCTACCTTTTTAGCATTTCATAGCCAAAAAACCTATTTGTGTTGTctaatagttgttttttttttttttccaaaacataaGTCATTGAGTGCTATTAATAGGCTAGAAAACTGGGTGTAATCAACCAAAATGATGTATTATATACAGAGTAAATGAGACATTCAGCTGATTTATCATGATAGAAGGGtggaaaaaaaacaagaagaaaaaagtataaactaaaaatgatcaaatttttTTCTCGCTTGTCTCTAAACTATTTATTATAACGAATCAAAACAATCTTTACGAGTGAGCTGAATGACCCTGAATAGCTAGATTCACCATTCAACACATTTATGAAACTTATAAGTACATCGAGCGTCTCTGATTGGTTGGAGCTCAAGATCGCTGGAGAATTTCAACTCTTGCTTATACATATTGAAATCAACTGGTTACTTTTAtgattaaatgtttttttttttattttattttgtatcacaAAAAATTACTTCAGTTACATTCTGTTGCTAAGAACCGTCGCCTATTAGTTGACAGTCACAAATGCACTTTTTACAATAATTTTGAACggcacaaaataaaaaaaatgtagccagctgatttcatttcttttatatatatatatatatatatatatatctccagTTATTATTGATTGTCCCTGTTCTTTCGTCCCAATCTTATCCGGAACACTATTTGAATAGAAGCTATGGACAACCTTTGCCTAGAGGCTAGAGGGGCTTCCCTctccatttttgttttctccattTTTACGATAGGAGAAAGCTGGCACCTTGTCACAGGCATCATGAAGGCTGAATATTCATCATTTTATATGCACTCATAAAATGATGAATATTGAGCCTTGTTACGCCTCGGTTTTAGGAAGTTGTTGTTATAAAATTTGTCATTCGAAGCTTAACAGCGTGAGCCGTATTAAAATCAGACTTTTACTGTCTcatcatatttttaaataaaacataaaaaaaaatttgcaggCCAGGCCGGCTTTGCTCCATGTTTATAAAACAGTGTTAAAAAATTTACCTTTGTGAACATAATATTGCCaattaataacttaatattGCCCTTTTTGGCTCGTATATTTGGCGCTTCATGATTGTGCTATGGCAGTGATTGGGAGCTAATGGTCTAGAAGAAGCCATGCCTGTGCaatgaaataaatttccagGAGATGTTGTGAGCTTCTCACGCCAGCGTCCgttgcattctctctctctttggcatCACAGAGAGcacgtcctctctctctctccatgtccAACTCAGCGTGCTTGAATTGCATCGACCTTTCCGAACCAGACATTCATAAATCCGTCTCTCTTCTGAAACAGGTGCTCTCTacttctctctgtctctctctgagATGCCATCTTCTTTTTTCTCGTATCTTTTTTGTGATATGATTATTTGGCGCAGGCATGCGAGGACTCGGGGTTCTTCTACGTGGTGAACCACGGGATCAGCCAGGAGCTGGTGGACGAGGTCCTCGCCCAGAGCAAGAGGTTCTTCGACCTCCCACTTAAGGAGAAGATGAAGCTCTTGAGGAATAAGAAGCACAAGGGTTACACTCCTATCTTGGATGAGACTCTCGACCCTGACAATCAAGTTCATGGTGGTTTCCCCCCAACCCATCGGTGATTCACATGATTTCAAGTTTTCTTATGTGGGGTTTGGTTCAATAGGGGATTGCAAGGAGGGCTACTACATCGGCGTCGAGGTTCCCGAGGACGACCCCCGTTCCCAGAAGCCATTCTTTGGCTCAAACCGTTGGCCTTCTTCAGGTAATCCATAGACGTAGGAGATTTACTGCATAGTTCGTTGAGTTTTTGACAGTCGATGGGTTTCAGTTTCTTTGTTGCAGTCTCAAGTCCCGTTAACTAAGTGAGGTCTAGATTGAATTTGAACCTGGCTAGTTTAATTTAATAGAGAATCTTTACCCTGTCTTCTGCTTCTTTTCAAATAGAACTTTCACCTTCTCCTTCTTGACACAACTGAGATGGATATATTCGTTGTCCAGGTAGCAATTTAGTATTTTCCCGCCTCATACTTTTCATTGCCTGTGAAAGTACAGATTTCATTGCCTGTGAAAGTACAGATAGTTATATGCTCCATCTGCAATCATGTACGACCTACTAGTCCTTCCCCCCTTGCTTTATGAGAGAGTTAGAAAAGCAGACTCTAATGGTGGGACCCGCTAATGAAGACGTTATAAAGTAGAGGTATTCCAAACTGAGCTTTTCAAGTAGCAGGTAGAAATTCGAAAGGGCGCTACTCACTTGGTCCATTGATTAAGTGGTCAGACTTTCAAGTGATAGATCATGCTTCCGAATCTGACCACGTTCTGAAAAGGACAGGAGATTGGTTTTTTCAGTTTCCTCCTGTGGGCTCCCAGAATAAAGTACTGGCTAAATTCTTAGGGAATATGAGCAAGTCTGAGGGCTGTCTCATAGTTGTCTCTGCAGCCCTTGTACTTATTTTCATAAGAATGGTTGCTTTATACTCACGCCATAGATCTCCCCACAAGTTCCAAGACATCCAATAATCTGCCAAATATATGTTACACTATAATCAACAAGTAGGAAATGTTCACATTTCATCTTGGACGAGGATGAGATGGGTTGTAGTTCTCGATGTTAAATTGGATTGGACCTTTTTCTATTTAAGCTATGTTgtgttttcttctcaaattcTCTTCATTTAACGTGTTCAACTTTCACATCTTTGTTGACATGTACGAAGTAACATATGTCGGGTTTATGAGGATAACTTACTGACTTGGATTATATTGTCTGAAGATGTACTGCCAGGCTGGAGAGACACCATGCTTAAGTATCATGAAGAGGCACTGTAAAAATTCTCACCCTCACATGTTATAGACCTGTATTTGATATTCACTTGTCCTTTCCTCTTATCTTAATTGTGTCCTCAGAAACAAGTTTTTCTGCACTTCCCAACCACTGAACTTATCTTTGACAATTTTATTTGCTTGCTTCAATCATATGTATCTCATGTAGATTTCCTTTTTGCCTTCAGTGAGGTGGTTAAGTCAATTTCTAAGATTATTGCTCTGGCTCTTGATCTCAATGCTGAGTTCTTTATCAAGCCAGAAATTCTTGGAGAACCCATTGCAACTTTGCGACTTATACATTATTCAGGTGTTTAGCAATTTGAACATCATAACTTCATTGTGTTTTTTCCTGTATGTATATGAATCACCATGATCAGCCTTTTCAGTGTTTCCAGATGAAGTATCTAATCCAGAAAAGGGAATATATGGAGCTGGAGCACATTCTGAT
Coding sequences:
- the LOC116245717 gene encoding 2-oxoglutarate-Fe(II) type oxidoreductase hxnY, whose product is MSNSACLNCIDLSEPDIHKSVSLLKQACEDSGFFYVVNHGISQELVDEVLAQSKRFFDLPLKEKMKLLRNKKHKGYTPILDETLDPDNQVHGDCKEGYYIGVEVPEDDPRSQKPFFGSNRWPSSDVLPGWRDTMLKYHEEALEVVKSISKIIALALDLNAEFFIKPEILGEPIATLRLIHYSDEVSNPEKGIYGAGAHSDYGLITLLLTDEVLGLQICKDKDAQTQVWEYVPPMKGAFIVNLGDMLERWSNCIFRSTLHRVIVNGQERYSVAFFVEPNHECVVECLPTCKSAANPPKFPPVTCSAYLSQRYKETHADLSVYSGNGV